A stretch of Microbulbifer bruguierae DNA encodes these proteins:
- a CDS encoding TonB-dependent receptor plug domain-containing protein, translating to MIKTKLSIAIAAFSTLAAAAVSAQETAAGPVVEEVIVTGSRIARDPLSTTGPITIVDSEAISRSGVGTIDELLNQLPSMGTTGINANDNNGGQGLAFVDLRNLGSARTLVLVNGRRFVSSASGVSSAVDMNNIPVEMIDRIEVLTDGASAVYGSDAVAGVINVVMKDSFDGVRINARAGATSAGGGENGDLSITFGNEAERGSFVVNLSHSQRDEITYNDRGWAGLTSSMGPNGNIFTNYGSFSIAEDGETLGAYSGYDIGQHMWLSGAMERTSATASGKVSITDAVELWGETSYTTKTTNQQLAAQPMYAGNGFVLNPEEHLPEAIKTQLQEAWQKADDAYQIELAAYNAAKAEWEAQGSPEDLEPEAPVASHGTDWVDGFSDFRIRPVSGGTRAYEQTTDTFRIAGGFRGDFSNGWSWDTFASYGKNEGDNVTRNSYNKTKLEEIFSGEAGLAYDFAGGMSPEIMDYFRYDDRENNSYELLNLGASLSGDIEAIAFQGGALGFAAGVEYREESGEFNPSPETQSGETFGNQQDATGGEYDVTEVFAEFNLPILQGARFAEELTADIAVRYSDFSTFGGQSTGKVGLVYAPVEDVRFRTSYSTSFRAPGIYELFSGSAQSYEYLIDPCDTSASNKEGQGDYCGSEVGAGFTQAGNQVPTNIGGNEELTPEEAKTFTAGIVWTPSFVDDLSITLDYYDISIDDAITSPDLQRILDDCFREGIASACTFVTRGAGDQIVALEGAKMNIGKVDTRGVDVDIVHNLHFDAGRLGLRAQASRLLEYNEFNEQSGTESDYLEYVGTTGGLYVKWRGLASATWYGNDWDLGAEMQYFDDGYSAYKPVNSMTYLNLRAGWDINEGTRLSAGIDNVADKAPEDTSGYGDWNSFYDFQGRYFWAGASYQF from the coding sequence ATGATCAAGACCAAGTTGAGCATTGCTATTGCGGCATTCAGCACTTTGGCTGCAGCTGCAGTTTCCGCCCAGGAAACCGCTGCAGGCCCGGTTGTTGAAGAGGTTATCGTCACCGGTTCTCGTATCGCGCGTGATCCACTGTCGACGACCGGCCCGATTACCATCGTAGATTCCGAAGCGATCAGCCGCTCCGGCGTCGGCACCATTGATGAGCTGCTGAACCAGCTGCCGTCCATGGGTACCACCGGTATCAATGCCAATGACAACAACGGTGGCCAGGGCCTGGCTTTCGTTGACCTGCGCAACCTCGGTTCTGCCCGTACTCTGGTGCTGGTAAATGGCCGTCGCTTCGTATCCTCCGCTTCCGGTGTGAGCTCCGCGGTGGATATGAACAACATCCCGGTTGAGATGATCGACCGCATCGAAGTACTCACCGATGGCGCTTCTGCAGTTTACGGTTCCGACGCCGTCGCTGGCGTTATCAACGTGGTCATGAAAGATTCCTTCGACGGCGTTCGCATCAACGCACGTGCGGGTGCCACCTCTGCAGGCGGCGGCGAGAATGGCGACCTGTCCATCACCTTCGGTAACGAAGCAGAGCGCGGCAGCTTTGTCGTCAACCTGAGCCACAGCCAGCGCGATGAAATCACCTACAACGATCGCGGTTGGGCAGGCCTGACCAGCTCCATGGGTCCGAACGGTAACATCTTCACCAATTACGGCAGCTTCAGTATCGCCGAAGATGGTGAAACCCTGGGCGCTTACTCTGGTTACGACATTGGCCAGCACATGTGGCTGTCTGGCGCCATGGAGCGTACTTCTGCTACCGCTTCCGGTAAGGTTTCCATCACCGACGCGGTAGAACTGTGGGGTGAAACAAGCTACACCACCAAAACCACCAATCAGCAGCTGGCAGCACAGCCGATGTACGCTGGTAACGGTTTTGTCCTGAATCCGGAAGAGCACCTGCCGGAAGCCATCAAGACCCAGCTGCAGGAAGCCTGGCAGAAAGCCGACGACGCTTACCAGATTGAGCTGGCTGCCTACAACGCGGCCAAAGCCGAGTGGGAAGCGCAGGGCAGCCCGGAAGATCTGGAGCCTGAAGCACCGGTTGCATCTCACGGTACCGATTGGGTCGACGGGTTCTCCGACTTCCGCATCCGTCCAGTCTCCGGCGGTACCCGCGCATACGAACAGACCACCGATACCTTCCGTATTGCCGGTGGCTTCCGCGGTGATTTCTCCAATGGTTGGAGCTGGGACACGTTCGCCAGCTACGGTAAGAACGAAGGCGATAACGTAACCCGCAACTCCTACAACAAAACCAAACTGGAAGAGATCTTCAGTGGTGAAGCGGGCCTGGCCTACGATTTCGCCGGCGGCATGAGCCCGGAAATCATGGATTACTTCCGCTACGACGACCGTGAGAACAATTCTTACGAGCTGCTGAACCTGGGCGCGTCGCTGTCTGGTGATATCGAAGCGATTGCCTTCCAGGGCGGTGCACTCGGCTTTGCGGCTGGTGTTGAATACCGTGAAGAGTCCGGTGAGTTCAACCCGTCTCCGGAAACCCAGAGTGGCGAAACCTTCGGTAACCAGCAAGACGCGACCGGCGGTGAGTACGACGTAACCGAGGTATTTGCAGAATTCAATCTGCCGATCCTGCAGGGTGCGCGCTTCGCAGAAGAGCTGACCGCAGACATCGCTGTGCGTTACTCTGACTTCAGCACTTTCGGTGGTCAAAGCACCGGTAAAGTGGGCCTGGTTTACGCACCGGTTGAAGACGTGCGTTTCCGTACCAGCTACTCCACATCTTTCCGTGCGCCCGGTATCTACGAGCTGTTCAGCGGTTCCGCTCAGAGCTATGAGTACCTGATCGACCCGTGTGACACCAGCGCGTCCAACAAGGAAGGCCAGGGCGATTACTGTGGTAGCGAAGTTGGCGCCGGCTTTACCCAGGCAGGCAACCAGGTTCCGACCAACATCGGTGGTAATGAAGAGCTGACACCGGAAGAAGCGAAAACCTTCACCGCCGGTATCGTGTGGACTCCGAGCTTCGTGGACGACCTGTCCATCACCCTGGACTACTACGACATCAGCATCGACGACGCGATCACTTCTCCGGACCTGCAGCGCATTCTGGATGACTGCTTCCGCGAAGGTATCGCAAGCGCCTGTACTTTCGTAACCCGTGGTGCCGGCGACCAGATCGTTGCACTCGAAGGTGCGAAGATGAACATCGGCAAGGTTGATACCCGCGGTGTCGACGTAGACATCGTCCACAACCTGCACTTCGATGCTGGCCGTCTGGGTCTGCGTGCTCAGGCTTCCCGCCTGCTCGAGTACAACGAGTTCAATGAACAGTCCGGCACCGAGTCTGACTACCTGGAATACGTTGGCACCACTGGTGGTCTGTACGTGAAATGGCGCGGCCTGGCCAGCGCTACCTGGTACGGAAACGACTGGGACCTGGGCGCTGAGATGCAGTACTTCGATGACGGCTACAGTGCGTACAAGCCGGTTAACTCCATGACTTACCTGAACCTGCGCGCAGGTTGGGATATCAACGAAGGTACTCGTCTGTCCGCAGGTATCGACAATGTTGCCGACAAGGCTCCAGAAGATACTTCCGGCTATGGCGACTGGAACAGCTTCTACGACTTCCAGGGTCGTTACTTCTGGGCTGGTGCTTCTTACCAGTTCTAA
- a CDS encoding TonB-dependent receptor domain-containing protein, protein MKKNLLSVAVAATILVPALPAFAQEDASTVEEVVVTGSRIQRDANETSVSPVTSVNAEDLKATGMIRVEDLINDLPQVAATQTAGQANGSTGTATVSLRGLGSQRTLVLIDGRRMPAGSPLAGGSGADLNQIPGALVERVEVLTGGSSATYGSDAIAGVVNFIMMDDFEGVRFDSQTSVYQHNNDNGKMQDLVSSYGFDVADGSVSDGETNDFSMIMGANLDGGRGNVTAYANYRKIDAVLQSDRDYSGCSLGGSPDNFSCGGSSTVPWGRFTDFGANSGDTTESFDYSVDGTGFTEFGRLYNYGPLNYFQRPDERWTMGAFGHYDINDNATAYAQLMYADDRTVAQIAPSGAFFVTNDLFCGNPFLSEEQYDAICGVYGLSKDQFVSDLVVENTDAETGEITRTPGAIYIGRRNVEGGPRQDDMRHTTFRGVFGVRGDINDNWSYDVYGQYSEVSLEQTYLNDMSSSRIGRALDVRVDADGNAVCQSVLDGSDPNCVPWNIFQEGGVTQEAIDYLVLPLFARGTTDQEIVSGYVTGDLTDYGVKLPSADSGVAVVMGLESRRESLTYSPDSGFQNGEGAGQGGPTLPVDGKLSVKEIFSEASIPLVSGKPGMEYLGLEVAYRYSDYSTDEQTNTYKLAADWAPMNDLRVRASFQSATRHANIRELYRAQSIGLFDMTYDPCGSRTDADGNVVGPTATLEECMNSGITAATYGGAIDSPAGQYNYIGGGNPELAPEESETLSFGFVYTPEMIAGLSLSVDYFNIQVTEAIAGINPETILDKCLETGDALFCDSISRGGNGNLWIGTAAISATDVNIGFFETEGVDINANYGFEVGQYGGVDMNFIATYLTKWDQQEFVGQPVEDCVGVWNGSCGTPTPEFVSTLRATWSTPWSVNVTGAWRHIGGVDDLGANGADFDAYNYFDLSGSWAASNSITIRSGINNVFDKEPPLTADAGPSIYGNGNTFPGIYDALGRYAFLGITADF, encoded by the coding sequence ATGAAAAAGAACCTCCTGTCTGTAGCCGTAGCCGCTACGATTCTGGTTCCCGCGCTGCCTGCGTTTGCGCAGGAAGATGCGAGCACGGTTGAAGAGGTTGTAGTTACCGGTTCGCGTATTCAGCGCGACGCAAACGAGACCAGTGTCAGCCCGGTTACCTCTGTTAATGCAGAGGACCTGAAAGCCACTGGTATGATCCGTGTTGAAGACCTGATCAACGACCTGCCGCAAGTAGCAGCAACTCAAACCGCTGGTCAGGCGAACGGCTCCACCGGTACAGCGACCGTTTCCCTGCGCGGCCTCGGCTCACAGCGTACCCTGGTGCTGATCGATGGTCGTCGTATGCCTGCCGGCTCTCCTTTGGCTGGTGGCTCCGGCGCTGACCTCAACCAGATTCCTGGCGCACTGGTAGAGCGCGTTGAAGTACTGACCGGTGGCTCTTCCGCTACTTACGGCTCTGATGCCATTGCCGGCGTTGTGAACTTCATCATGATGGACGACTTCGAAGGTGTTCGCTTCGACAGCCAGACCAGCGTTTATCAGCACAACAACGATAACGGCAAAATGCAGGACCTGGTGTCCTCTTATGGCTTCGACGTCGCTGACGGCAGCGTAAGCGACGGCGAGACCAACGATTTCTCCATGATCATGGGTGCCAACCTGGACGGCGGCCGCGGTAACGTTACCGCTTACGCCAACTATCGTAAAATTGATGCAGTTCTGCAGTCTGACCGCGACTACTCCGGTTGCTCCCTGGGCGGCAGCCCAGACAACTTCTCATGCGGCGGTTCCTCCACTGTGCCCTGGGGTCGATTCACCGACTTTGGCGCAAACTCTGGCGATACGACTGAAAGCTTTGACTACAGCGTCGACGGTACAGGCTTCACCGAATTCGGCCGCCTGTACAACTACGGCCCGCTGAACTACTTCCAGCGTCCTGACGAGCGCTGGACTATGGGCGCCTTCGGTCACTACGACATCAACGACAATGCCACTGCCTACGCTCAGCTGATGTACGCGGACGACCGCACCGTTGCCCAGATCGCGCCGTCCGGTGCTTTCTTCGTGACCAATGACCTGTTCTGTGGCAACCCCTTCCTGTCCGAAGAGCAGTACGATGCCATCTGTGGTGTTTATGGTCTGAGCAAAGACCAGTTCGTCAGCGATCTGGTTGTGGAAAACACCGACGCAGAAACCGGTGAGATTACTCGCACCCCCGGTGCCATCTATATTGGTCGCCGTAACGTTGAAGGCGGTCCTCGCCAAGACGACATGCGCCACACCACTTTCCGCGGTGTCTTCGGTGTTCGCGGTGACATCAATGACAACTGGTCTTACGACGTATACGGTCAGTACTCTGAAGTTAGCCTCGAGCAAACCTACCTGAACGATATGTCTTCCAGCCGTATTGGTCGCGCACTCGACGTGCGTGTCGATGCTGATGGCAACGCAGTGTGTCAGTCTGTCCTCGACGGTTCTGATCCTAACTGTGTGCCCTGGAACATATTCCAGGAAGGTGGCGTAACTCAGGAAGCCATCGATTACCTGGTACTGCCGCTGTTTGCCCGCGGTACTACCGATCAGGAAATAGTTTCCGGTTACGTAACTGGCGACCTGACCGACTACGGCGTGAAACTGCCCAGTGCTGACAGCGGTGTTGCCGTGGTTATGGGTCTGGAAAGCCGTCGTGAGTCACTGACTTACTCCCCGGACTCCGGCTTCCAGAATGGCGAAGGTGCTGGTCAGGGTGGCCCGACTCTGCCAGTAGATGGCAAGCTGTCCGTAAAAGAAATCTTCTCCGAAGCGAGCATTCCGCTGGTTAGCGGCAAGCCCGGTATGGAGTACCTGGGACTGGAGGTGGCTTACCGCTACTCCGACTACTCCACCGACGAGCAGACCAATACCTACAAGCTTGCTGCTGACTGGGCCCCCATGAACGACCTGCGCGTTCGTGCGAGCTTCCAGTCCGCAACTCGTCACGCCAACATCCGTGAACTGTACCGCGCCCAGTCTATCGGCCTGTTCGATATGACCTACGATCCCTGCGGTTCCCGCACCGATGCCGACGGCAACGTTGTAGGCCCGACCGCCACTCTGGAAGAGTGCATGAACTCCGGTATCACTGCCGCTACGTACGGTGGCGCCATTGACTCCCCGGCTGGTCAGTACAACTACATCGGTGGCGGTAACCCGGAACTTGCTCCGGAAGAATCCGAAACCCTGTCTTTCGGTTTCGTTTACACCCCGGAAATGATCGCCGGCCTGAGCCTGAGTGTTGACTACTTCAACATCCAGGTGACCGAAGCGATCGCCGGTATTAACCCGGAAACCATTCTGGACAAGTGTCTCGAAACCGGTGATGCCCTGTTCTGTGATTCCATTAGCCGTGGTGGCAACGGTAACCTGTGGATCGGCACCGCCGCTATTTCCGCAACCGACGTCAACATCGGCTTCTTTGAAACCGAAGGTGTTGACATCAATGCCAACTACGGTTTCGAAGTTGGTCAGTACGGTGGCGTTGATATGAACTTCATTGCTACCTACCTCACCAAGTGGGATCAGCAGGAGTTTGTTGGTCAGCCAGTTGAAGACTGTGTAGGCGTTTGGAATGGCTCTTGCGGTACTCCGACTCCGGAATTCGTAAGCACCCTGCGCGCAACTTGGTCGACTCCTTGGAGCGTAAATGTGACCGGTGCATGGCGTCACATCGGCGGTGTTGACGATCTGGGTGCGAATGGCGCAGATTTCGATGCATACAACTACTTCGATCTGTCCGGTTCCTGGGCTGCAAGTAACAGCATCACCATCCGCAGTGGTATCAACAATGTCTTCGACAAAGAACCACCGCTGACTGCAGACGCTGGCCCCAGCATCTACGGTAACGGCAACACCTTCCCAGGTATCTACGACGCCCTGGGTCGATACGCCTTCCTGGGGATTACCGCGGACTTCTAA
- a CDS encoding MarC family protein, whose protein sequence is MDTLTAFLTLLFVMDPLGNIPVFLAALKNVPQRRQLFVIMRELIFALIVLLVFLYGGRFVLAWLGLSQEAIRIAGAIILFLIAIRMVFPMEGGIMGERLEGEPFFVPLAVPLVAGPSTMAILMLMTNSEGEQLWNWTLALLGAWAVSAVILLASSPLARLLGNRGLIAVERLMGMVLVMLAVQLFLDGIKQSLS, encoded by the coding sequence ATGGATACTTTGACCGCATTCCTCACCCTGCTTTTCGTCATGGACCCGCTGGGCAACATCCCTGTATTTCTGGCGGCACTGAAGAACGTACCGCAAAGGCGCCAGCTCTTCGTCATCATGCGTGAGCTGATTTTTGCGCTGATTGTGCTGCTGGTATTCCTGTATGGCGGGCGATTTGTGTTGGCCTGGTTGGGTTTGTCGCAGGAAGCCATTCGTATTGCCGGCGCGATCATTCTGTTTCTGATTGCGATCCGTATGGTGTTTCCCATGGAAGGCGGGATTATGGGGGAGCGATTGGAAGGTGAGCCCTTCTTCGTGCCGCTGGCAGTGCCACTGGTAGCCGGCCCGTCGACTATGGCTATCCTGATGCTGATGACCAATAGTGAGGGCGAGCAGCTGTGGAACTGGACCCTGGCATTGCTAGGCGCCTGGGCAGTGTCAGCGGTTATCTTACTGGCCTCTTCACCACTGGCTCGACTGCTGGGGAACCGCGGTCTGATCGCCGTTGAACGCTTGATGGGGATGGTACTGGTAATGCTGGCCGTGCAGTTGTTCCTGGATGGCATCAAGCAGAGCCTGAGTTGA
- a CDS encoding tetratricopeptide repeat-containing sulfotransferase family protein, whose protein sequence is MNLSDDFLRQVAEARSQIVRGDYTSAEMSYRKLLATGLADEAIHQELLHLFMTSGDISNALATLNILCVIGPAVPDYHLELIRLAKQAGEPDICIAAYERYLELWPDKAESHFNLAWLLRQKGFLDAALTRYQLALDTGVTTPEEVYTNMAAICSDLRREEQAEYLLEEALAINSGYLPALFNLGGLMEERREKDEARKLYERILDLDPEYSAALCRIAHIERAHSGSDLPGRLRTLIESGRSSALEKEELCFALGKVLDDCACYDEAFVAFTEANRLGEKRLGVYCPDKHSSDIQQIIDVYRETYPIRSAADSYSPIFICGMFRSGSTLLEQILSGHSQLIAGGEIDTIPKIIGERGEEYPLSSSDLEQDQLERLAERYRQQNIDRFGVSEGVLDKRPDNFLYVGFIKQLFPRAKFLWTRRSLLDNCLSVYFQQLGGDMKYSTELESIAHYYHQQEKLMTFWESIFPGSICRVQYESLVSASELELRKVLDFLSLPFESECLNFSERSNYVKTASIWQVREGLHTRSCERSRHYQKFIQTLGA, encoded by the coding sequence ATGAACCTTTCCGATGATTTTTTGCGCCAGGTAGCGGAAGCAAGGAGTCAGATTGTACGTGGTGATTACACTTCTGCAGAAATGTCATATCGCAAGCTGTTGGCAACAGGGCTTGCAGATGAGGCTATTCACCAGGAATTGTTGCATCTATTCATGACCAGTGGCGATATAAGTAACGCTTTAGCCACATTGAATATTTTGTGTGTGATCGGCCCTGCAGTTCCTGATTATCATCTGGAATTGATCCGATTGGCCAAGCAAGCTGGTGAGCCTGATATTTGTATCGCTGCTTATGAACGATATCTGGAACTATGGCCGGACAAGGCGGAAAGTCATTTCAACCTGGCTTGGTTGCTCAGGCAAAAGGGGTTTCTGGACGCCGCATTGACCCGTTATCAGTTAGCTCTGGATACTGGGGTAACTACCCCTGAAGAGGTGTATACCAATATGGCTGCTATCTGTTCCGACCTCCGACGGGAAGAGCAGGCCGAATACTTGCTTGAAGAGGCGCTGGCGATCAATTCCGGGTACCTTCCTGCGCTGTTCAATCTTGGTGGATTGATGGAAGAGCGGCGGGAAAAAGACGAGGCGCGTAAATTGTATGAGCGGATTCTGGATCTCGACCCAGAATACAGCGCCGCACTTTGTCGAATTGCCCACATTGAGCGCGCTCACAGTGGCAGTGATCTCCCTGGGCGCTTGCGTACTTTGATTGAAAGTGGTCGAAGTTCAGCATTGGAAAAAGAAGAGCTGTGCTTTGCGTTGGGCAAGGTGTTGGATGACTGCGCCTGTTATGACGAGGCATTCGTCGCTTTCACTGAAGCTAACCGCTTAGGGGAGAAGCGGCTTGGCGTCTATTGTCCCGACAAACATTCATCGGATATTCAACAGATCATCGACGTGTACCGCGAGACTTATCCAATCAGAAGTGCGGCGGACTCGTATAGCCCTATATTTATTTGTGGCATGTTTCGATCTGGATCAACATTACTTGAACAGATCTTGAGTGGCCACAGCCAATTGATTGCGGGTGGTGAAATTGACACCATCCCGAAGATCATCGGCGAGCGGGGTGAAGAGTATCCCCTGTCGTCATCAGACCTGGAGCAGGATCAGCTAGAAAGACTTGCGGAAAGGTACCGCCAGCAAAACATCGATCGATTTGGTGTTTCCGAGGGGGTACTGGATAAGCGCCCCGATAATTTCCTTTATGTGGGGTTTATCAAGCAGCTGTTTCCCCGGGCGAAATTTCTGTGGACAAGGAGATCACTGCTGGATAACTGTCTGTCGGTTTATTTTCAGCAGCTGGGTGGCGATATGAAATATTCGACTGAATTGGAGTCTATCGCTCACTACTATCATCAGCAGGAAAAATTGATGACCTTCTGGGAGTCAATCTTCCCAGGTAGTATCTGTCGTGTACAGTACGAAAGCCTGGTCTCGGCTTCAGAGCTGGAGCTGCGCAAGGTGCTGGATTTTCTCTCGCTACCTTTCGAATCCGAGTGCCTGAATTTTTCCGAGCGCAGTAACTACGTCAAAACCGCCAGTATTTGGCAGGTCAGGGAGGGGCTGCACACACGCTCTTGCGAGCGCTCCAGACATTACCAGAAATTTATTCAGACGCTGGGTGCTTAA
- a CDS encoding class I SAM-dependent methyltransferase: protein MRSKSAENWQNYWRGAYAAGNKVANGTDLSAVSQFWHNFFVLAGKKLVDPASPLRVLDVASGGGAILKYAVDGLTPEYVSPFCMDISASAVKGVCERAIGTQGIVADAATWPLIPECMDVIVSQFGVEYAGLAAVSDMGLSVRPGGHLAMLLHYHDGAIHRECTANLQGIVGLERCRFIELSLAMFRDAFEVLRGGPREPYEASSKALIPAFRKLEDLMANLGMSVANGLLLQVYKDVDHIHTNLPKFDRDEVLAWLQSLHRELAEFAGRMGSMCDAAADRGAFEQLLKQIRENGFEILEAGALVSDQHDWPLAWKLVAGR from the coding sequence ATGCGCTCAAAATCTGCTGAAAACTGGCAAAACTATTGGCGAGGCGCTTATGCAGCAGGGAATAAGGTGGCCAACGGGACAGATTTGTCCGCCGTTTCGCAATTTTGGCATAATTTTTTCGTGCTGGCAGGTAAGAAACTGGTCGATCCAGCCAGCCCGCTCAGGGTTCTCGATGTGGCAAGTGGTGGGGGAGCCATCCTCAAATATGCAGTGGATGGGCTGACGCCCGAATACGTTTCCCCCTTTTGTATGGATATCTCGGCCAGTGCTGTGAAGGGTGTTTGTGAGCGGGCAATCGGTACTCAGGGTATTGTTGCCGATGCAGCAACTTGGCCATTGATACCAGAGTGCATGGATGTAATTGTCAGTCAGTTTGGGGTTGAGTACGCTGGACTGGCGGCGGTTTCGGATATGGGGTTGTCGGTTCGCCCGGGAGGGCATCTAGCAATGCTCCTTCATTATCACGATGGCGCCATACACCGCGAATGTACTGCAAATTTGCAGGGTATCGTCGGCCTTGAACGGTGCAGGTTTATCGAATTATCGCTGGCTATGTTCAGGGACGCCTTTGAGGTTTTGCGCGGCGGGCCTCGGGAGCCGTATGAAGCAAGTTCAAAGGCGCTCATCCCTGCTTTTCGAAAGCTCGAAGATCTAATGGCGAATCTAGGGATGAGCGTTGCCAATGGCCTATTGCTCCAGGTTTATAAAGACGTCGATCACATCCATACGAACCTCCCAAAGTTTGATCGTGATGAAGTTCTGGCATGGCTGCAAAGCCTTCATCGGGAGTTAGCAGAGTTTGCTGGACGGATGGGGTCTATGTGTGATGCGGCAGCAGACCGGGGAGCGTTCGAGCAGCTTTTGAAGCAGATCAGGGAGAATGGTTTTGAGATTCTTGAAGCGGGGGCGTTGGTCTCAGATCAGCACGACTGGCCGCTGGCATGGAAGCTGGTAGCGGGTAGATGA
- a CDS encoding tetratricopeptide repeat protein, which produces MPTTHIETSWLLSGAVLLGEPLERASLPDDPILALPEDMQAYLSQLAPGASPDNRLQALLKAFQRREFTVEYDAQATLTAEETYRQQKGNCMAFTVMMVAMARELGANAYFNQVEVPPVWEHEEPQTFVVYRHINMVSESARGRRVVDFNLAAYDPIYDQRELSDAEAFAQYYSNRGIEWMRQGSQAEAFRYMRKALMLHPGSADLWANLGALYSRNQKFDAAEQSYLQALQLDTQHAISMSNLERLYRKGERIALADYYAERARYHREHNPYYLYYQARNAYEHGDYLSAKKQLKRAIWQYKGDHRFHFLMGLASFRLGDYQDSRDHFFEAFHHANNSPARGVYLRKLELMDQQGLGGQQDKRSRVQWRTSRPVNPSNLLDRW; this is translated from the coding sequence GTGCCCACGACCCACATCGAGACGTCGTGGTTATTATCTGGGGCGGTATTACTCGGTGAGCCACTGGAGCGCGCCAGCCTCCCGGATGATCCCATTCTTGCGCTGCCAGAGGACATGCAGGCTTATCTCTCGCAATTGGCGCCGGGCGCAAGCCCGGACAATCGACTGCAGGCGCTCTTGAAAGCCTTTCAGCGCCGCGAATTTACTGTTGAGTACGATGCACAGGCTACGTTGACTGCCGAGGAGACGTATCGGCAACAGAAAGGCAACTGCATGGCCTTTACCGTGATGATGGTGGCGATGGCAAGGGAGTTGGGGGCAAACGCGTATTTCAATCAGGTAGAGGTACCCCCGGTTTGGGAGCATGAAGAACCCCAGACTTTTGTCGTTTATCGCCATATCAATATGGTGTCCGAGAGCGCACGCGGCCGTCGGGTAGTGGATTTCAATCTCGCGGCCTACGATCCGATATACGATCAGCGGGAGTTGTCGGATGCTGAAGCGTTTGCCCAGTATTACAGCAATCGGGGAATTGAATGGATGCGCCAGGGGAGTCAGGCCGAAGCATTCCGGTATATGCGCAAGGCGCTAATGTTGCACCCGGGGAGTGCGGACTTGTGGGCGAACCTGGGGGCGCTGTACAGCCGGAATCAGAAATTTGATGCTGCAGAGCAGAGTTATCTGCAGGCATTGCAGCTGGATACTCAGCACGCGATATCAATGAGTAATCTGGAAAGGCTTTACCGCAAAGGAGAGCGTATTGCGCTGGCCGACTATTATGCCGAAAGAGCCCGCTATCATCGCGAGCACAATCCGTATTACCTCTACTATCAGGCGCGAAACGCCTATGAACACGGGGATTACCTGAGTGCCAAAAAACAGCTGAAGAGAGCAATCTGGCAATATAAGGGCGACCATCGATTCCACTTTCTGATGGGGTTGGCCAGTTTTCGCCTGGGGGATTATCAGGATTCCCGTGATCATTTTTTTGAAGCGTTTCACCACGCAAACAATTCCCCGGCCAGAGGCGTGTATCTAAGGAAGTTGGAACTGATGGATCAACAGGGTTTAGGTGGGCAGCAGGATAAGCGCTCGCGTGTGCAGTGGCGAACCTCAAGGCCGGTAAACCCGTCGAATCTGCTTGATAGATGGTGA